The genomic DNA ACATCGCCGGTATCCGGATTTACCATCGGCTGGCGCCCAAGCGGGGAGAGGTCTAGGATCGCGAGGCGACGATTGCCGAGACAGACCACTGATTCTCCCGACCGGCGTACCTCTAGGCCCTGTCCATCCGGCCCCCTGTGAGCCTGGGCCAGGAGCATTGATTGCAGCCGCGCCTGGGCGTTTTGAGGGTTGAGCGGCCCAAGAAGCCCAGCGATGCCGCACACTAGGCGGCTCCTGCAGTGGAGCAGGTGGGCACGGCTGGTTGGCGCTTGAGGACGGAGGCATAGGCATCAATCATGGCTGCTGCCACTTTCGGCCAGGCTAGGCGCGTTGAAGCATACTCCTTGGCTTTCTGACGCATCTCGGAGGCCAGTTGGGGATTTCGCAGCAAGCGTCTGAGCCCTTCGGCGAGCGCCTCGCCAGTTGAGGGGACCACGAGCCCGGCTCCCGCCTCGCCGACTTCGCTGAAGCCGACGCTCTCCGTTATAACAACGGGTGTACCCATGGCGAGCGCTTCGTTCATGGCCATGGAGTGAGCTTCATGCCGAGAGCTGAGGACGAAAGCAGTCGCATCGGCCAGCGCGGCAAGGCTCTCTTGCCGGCTCAGCATGCCGGTCCACAAGACTCGATGGGTCAGGTTTTTAGCCTGAACCAGGGCCAGAAGCTTGGCCTGCTCCCCTTCGTCAGGGCCGGCGAAGACCCACAGCAAGTCGGGGAATTCAGCGGCCAAACGCGCCAGGGCTTCTATCTGAAGTTCGAGGCCTTTACTCCAGTGCAAACGTCCTAGGAAGAGAATGATTCGCTTTCCTGAGGTTTCAGGATGCTTTTGCCTGAATTGACCTTCTTTGACGCTTTCAGCTAGGGCGGGGTCAATGCCGTTGG from Chloroflexota bacterium includes the following:
- a CDS encoding glycosyltransferase, with the translated sequence MRILHVLPSLDADTGGPAKSVPALCQALQTAGKNAVLYTFSRKGTSAENDQFPITRFSPLAGTRQVPTPSYYTKLSTVISSYDLVHLHSLWNAAISATAFACRRHAVPYVISPRGMLQEGALRRRRAYKALTHRLLEKRTIAGASFLHFFTRTEANDSRRLIGNSKVVIIPNGIDPALAESVKEGQFRQKHPETSGKRIILFLGRLHWSKGLELQIEALARLAAEFPDLLWVFAGPDEGEQAKLLALVQAKNLTHRVLWTGMLSRQESLAALADATAFVLSSRHEAHSMAMNEALAMGTPVVITESVGFSEVGEAGAGLVVPSTGEALAEGLRRLLRNPQLASEMRQKAKEYASTRLAWPKVAAAMIDAYASVLKRQPAVPTCSTAGAA